The Setaria viridis chromosome 6, Setaria_viridis_v4.0, whole genome shotgun sequence genome contains a region encoding:
- the LOC117861271 gene encoding beta-glucuronosyltransferase GlcAT14B, translating into MRKNWGFGSGPARPFGDRRWLLPFLASLLVTATLLLAAACGLFAPPYPGGGGDAVLFDVASFAGWDDGSSSGDGARSVESGIKDRVLGDNAAASDDENPDDAAVNSDDSDAEPPRIAYLLEGTKGDGLRMRRTLQAIYHPRNQYILHLDLEAPPRERIDLAMYVKGDPMFSQVGNVRVIAKGNLVTYKGPTMVACTLHAVAILLKEGLEWDWFINLSASDYPLMTQDDILHVFSSLPRNLNFIEHFQLSGWKVNIRAKPIVLDPGLYLSKKFDLTTTTERRELPTSFKLYTGSAWIMLTKSFLEYCIWGWDNLPRNLLMYYVNFISSPEGYFQTVICNSADFRGTAVSHDLHYIAWDYPPKQHPLILSMKDFNKMVKSGAPFARKFPKDDKVLDKIDRELLHRSEGRFTPGAWCDGSSDGGADPCLSRGEDSVFEPGPGAERLRGLMKKVLSWDYRNGSCSSLAYDQTKRDWYVPKSKG; encoded by the exons ATGAGGAAGAATTGGGGGTTCGGCTCCGGCCCCGCGCGGCCGTTCGGTGACCGCCGGTGGCTGCTCCCCTTCCTCGCGAGCCTGCTCGTCACGGCCACGCTCctactcgccgccgcctgcggccTCTTCGCACCGCCctaccccggcggcggcggcgacgccgtccTGTTCGATGTGGCATCCTTCGCCGGCTGGGACGACGGCTCGTCGTCCGGCGACGGCGCCCGCTCCGTGGAGTCTGGGATCAAGGACCGCGTCCTGGGCGACAACGCCGCCGCTAGCGACGACGAGAACCCTGACGACGCGGCCGTGAACTCGGACGACTCCGACGCCGAGCCGCCACGGATCGCGTACCTGCTCGAAGGCACCAAGGGGGACGGCCTGCGGATGCGGCGGACGCTGCAGGCCATCTACCACCCGCGCAACCAGTACATCCTGCACCTCGACCtggaggcgccgccgcgggagcgGATCGACCTCGCCATGTACGTCAAGGGCGACCCCATGTTCAGCCAGGTCGGCAACGTCAGGGTCATCGCCAAGGGCAACCTCGTCACCTACAAGGGGCCCACCATGGTCGCCTGCACGCTGCACGCCGTGGCCATCCTCCTCAAGGAGGGCCTCGAATGGGACTGGTTCATCAATCTCAGCGCCTCGGATTATCCGCTCATGACACAAGATG ATATACTTCACGTGTTCTCTTCTTTGCCGAGAAATCTTAATTTTATAGAGCACTTTCAGTTATCTGGGTGGAAAGT TAATATAAGGGCAAAACCAATTGTTCTGGACCCAGGGCTCTATCTATCCAAAAAATTTGACCTTACTACGACTACTGAGCGGAGAGAATTGCCAACATCTTTCAAATTATATACTG GTTCTGCTTGGATAATGCTCACAAAATCCTTCCTCGAGTACTGTATATGGGGTTGGGACAATCTCCCACGAAACCTCCTGATGTACTATGTCAACTTCATCTCCTCGCCAGAAGGCTATTTCCAAACTGTCATCTGCAACTCTGCTGATTTTCGGGGCACTGCAGTTAGCCATGATCTGCACTACATCGCTTGGGACTACCCTCCAAAGCAGCATCCACTGATCCTCTCAATGAAGGACTTTAACAAGATGGTGAAGAGCGGCGCACCATTTGCACGGAAGTTTCCCAAGGACGACAAGGTCCTGGACAAGATAGACCGTGAGCTTTTGCACCGCTCAGAGGGACGGTTCACCCCAGGAGCATGGTGTGATGGGAGCTCTGATGGTGGGGCTGATCCATGTCTGTCTAGGGGTGAAGACTCTGTTTTTGAGCCTGGTCCTGGTGCTGAGAGACTGCGAGGCCTGATGAAGAAGGTGCTGTCATGGGATTACCGTAATGGCAGCTGTTCATCACTCGCTTATGACCAGACCAAGAGAGATTGGTATGTTCCTAAAAGTAAAGGATAA
- the LOC117861055 gene encoding lysine-specific histone demethylase 1 homolog 2, with the protein MSPSPSSPPRRPQRRAASSRPASYDESLDDAALTAYLGDAPSRRVRRLRRLSAEERQRETETEALIALSLGFPIDELLPEERPLLPAHIADAPNDYIVVRNHILASWRADPAAPLPRARVLETVAATYDHLVAAAHGYLAREGHINFGVSAAFPAAPPPDAALQGPAAPAASVIVVGAGLAGLAAARQLLRFGLRVLVLEGRARPGGRVYTARLGEDAAAVELGGSVITGIHANPLGVLARQLSIPLHKVRDRCPLYYPDGRTVETRLDRSIDLVFNTLLDHATRLREFLNEAAEKISLGEGIEKLRRLYHVATTDDERMVLDWHFANLEFSNAGCLSELSLAHWDQDDPYEMGGDHCFLAGGNSRLIHALCDGVPVLYEKTVKRIEHGEDGVSVTVEGGQVFQADMVLCTVPLGVLKSGSIVFDPELPEQKLGAIQRLGFGLLNKVAMVFPHVFWDEDIDTFGCLNKESSKRGEYFLFYSYHTVSGGAVLIALVAGEAALEFEKVDPVVALHRVLVILRGIYGPKGVTVPEPIQSVCTRWGSDPFCSGSYSHIRVGSSGADYDILAESVNDRLFFAGEATNRAYPATMHGALLSGLREASKIHRATESILNSDQKKYSIPKSMRPPNGALEDIFSEPDLAFGRFSFVFSSVTPDDPEALGLARVSLGMLMPPKDHEPKEDQKDQDPAADKIVIETFHLYATVSREQADRLRNSGSDDKSGLGLLCEDLSAKLMGYDSTCDTCSDMISSILSAKKARKRLQRPKNFKISQ; encoded by the exons atgtcgccgtcgccgtcgtcgccgccgcgccgcccccagcGCCGCGCGGCGTCCTCGCGCCCGGCGTCCTACGACGAGTCCCTCGACGACGCCGCTCTGACGGCCTACCTCGGCGACGCCCCCTcgcggcgggtgcggcggctgCGTCGCCTCTCCgccgaggagcggcagcgggagaCGGAGACGGAGGCGCTCATCGCTCTCTCCCTGGGTTTCCCCATCGACGAGCTGCTCCCCGAGGAgcggcccctcctccccgcccacaTCGCCGACGCGCCCAACGACTACATCGTCGTCCGCAACCACATCCTCGCGTCCTGGCGCGCCGACCCTgccgcgccgctgccccgcGCGCGCGTCCTCGAGACCGTCGCCGCCACCTACgaccacctcgtcgccgccgcgcacggcTACCTCGCCCGCGAGGGCCACATCAacttcggcgtctccgccgccttccccgccgcgccgccccccgaCGCCGCGCTCCAGgggcccgccgcccccgccgcctccgtcatCGTCGTCGGCGCGGGACTCGcggggctcgccgccgcgcgccagcTGCTCCGCTTCGGCCTCCGGGTGCTCGTCCTCGagggccgcgcgcgccccggtGGCCGAGTCTACACGGCCCGCCTTGgtgaggacgccgccgccgtcgagctcggCGGCAGCGTTATCACCGGAATCCACGCCAATCCGCTCGGCGTGCTCGCGCGGCAGCTTAGTATCCCGCTGCACAAGGTGCGGGACCGCTGCCCGCTCTACTACCCCGACGGCCGGACCGTGGAGACCAGGCTGGACAGGAGTATCGATCTGGTGTTCAACACGCTTCTCGACCATGCCACCAGGCTCCGGGAGTTTCTGAATGAGGCAGCTGAGAAAATTTCATTGGGGGAAGGCATTGAGAAGCTCAGGAGGCTGTACCATGTGGCGACGACGGATGACGAGAGGATGGTTTTGGATTGGCATTTTGCGAATCTGGAATTCTCCAATGCGGGTTGCCTATCGGAGCTCTCGCTCGCACATTGGGACCAGGACGATCCTTATGAGATGGGTGGAGATCATTGCTTCTTAGCCGGAGGGAATTCCCGGCTCATACATGCATTATGTGATGGTGTACCTGTGTTGTATGAGAAGACGGTGAAGCGGATTGAGCATGGAGAGGATGGAGTTAGTGTCACAGTGGAAGGAGGGCAGGTTTTCCAGGCTGACATGGTTTTGTGCACTGTCCCCCTTGGGGTGCTCAAGAGTGGGAGCATTGTGTTTGACCCAGAGTTGCCTGAGCAGAAGCTTGGGGCAATACAGAGGTTGGGGTTTGGGTTGCTGAACAAGGTGGCCATGGTGTTTCCCCACGTCTTTTGGGATGAGGACATCGACACATTTGGTTGTTTGAATAAGGAGAGTAGCAAGCGTGGGGAGTACTTTCTCTTCTATAGCTACCACACTGTTTCTGGTGGAGCAGTGCTTATTGCACTTGTAGCTGGAGAGGCTGCTTTGGAATTTGAAAAGGTTGACCCTGTTGTTGCACTTCATCGAGTACTTGTCATTCTTAGAG GTATCTATGGTCCAAAAGGTGTTACTGTCCCTGAGCCCATTCAATCGGTTTGCACAAGATGGGGTAGTGATCCTTTTTGTTCAGGTTCATACTCTCACATCAGAGTTGGGTCTTCTGGTGCCGACTACGATAttcttgctgagagtgtaaatGACCGGCTCTTCTTTGCTGGAGAAGCCACAAATCGTGCATATCCAGCAACAATGCATGGAGCCTTGCTGAGTGGATTAAGAGAAGCTTCCAAAATTCATCGTGCCACAGAGAGTATATTGAATTCTGACCAGAAGAAGTATTCCATTCCTAAAAGCATGAGACCACCCAATGGTGCCCTCGAAGATATTTTTTCCGAGCCAGATCTTGCATTCGGGAGATTCTCGTTCGTGTTCTCCTCAGTGACACCCGATGATCCTGAGGCTCTGGGACTAGCCCGGGTTTCATTGGGCATGCTGATGCCGCCCAAGGATCATGAACCAAAAGAAGATCAAAAGGATCAAGACCCTGCAGCTGATAAAATCGTTATTGAGACCTTCCATTTATATGCCACCGTCTCCCGAGAGCAGGCCGATCGTCTGCGAAATTCAGGCAGTGATGATAAAAGTGGGTTAGGATTGTTATGCGAGGATCTCAGTGCAAAGCTGATGGGCTATGACAGTACATGCGATACATGTAGTGATATGATCTCGAGCATCTTGAGCGCGAAGAAAGCCAGGAAACGGCTGCAGCGCCCGAAGAACTTCAAGATCTCGCAATGA
- the LOC117860035 gene encoding uncharacterized protein, translated as MTAERACGAVAGTRRMLELCLSTLRAGASAGAGAAVPVTLHAAAAVRGALDAYAATVAAATTLLDGGAVPADGERAAFGDCMVGYGRARGAMARVAGDLAAGGCDRAAGIKAGYTAGLRGMDGCSRGLLNYPASPLYARNLADRNVTLLAALLCSLVPAPPA; from the coding sequence ATGACCGCCGAGCGCGCGTGCGGCGCGGTCGCCGGGACGCGCCGCATGCTCGAGCTCTGCCTCAGCACGCTCCGCGCCGGCGCGAGCGCGGGTGCGGGCGCTGCGGTGCCCGTCACCCtccacgccgcggcggccgtgcgCGGCGCGCTGGACGCCTACGCGGCCACGGTGGCCGCGGCGACGACgctgctcgacggcggcgcggtccCGGCGGACGGCGAGAGGGCCGCGTTCGGCGACTGCATGGTGGGCTACGGCCGCGCCCGCGGGGCCATGGCgcgcgtcgccggcgacctggcggccggcggctgcgACAGGGCCGCGGGCATCAAGGCGGGCTACACGGCGGGGCTCCGCGGCATGGACGGGTGCAGTAGGGGCCTGCTCAACTACCCGGCGTCGCCGTTGTACGCCAGGAACCTCGCCGACCGGAACGTGACCCTGCTCGCCGCCTTGCTCTGCAGCCTGGTGCCAGCGCCGCCGGCGTGA